In the Bacteroidia bacterium genome, one interval contains:
- a CDS encoding tetratricopeptide repeat protein produces MKKVFFLIFTIIINFSLNAQSTITDSLLKIVKTSKNNIEKTNALNSLFIHYEFDDTIKAKQYLISAFELANKINYVEGKAVSYTQFGFYYEDHGDFNKALHYYNLSLKEYTFLKESKVTSISLVGENGIAGCYINMGNAFIYLSNYPLALNNYQNALKIYEKIVLKQSGKIIKDKIASCNNNIGNIHFYQANYNLALNYYKKSLQINEETKNKNGVGQCYVNIGATLLQLHNDSLALEYENKALLIHNELGNKNDAANCYLNIGDIYLKWGKFNLAIDFFQKAYDISMEAGNKSMLSSVSGSLSTCYLKINKNKEAIEYAHKSLTIAKETGSLERQKAAYTNLSIAYEDIGKIKEALEYYKLERIFNDSTYNKEKLSQLSEMEAIYQNDKKEKEIELLNKNKILQDKEIEKQTLLRNSFIIGFILIFVIAVIILVFALIILRYYRQKRKINQILTIKNIEIEQQKEELLTQSEMLIETNTLLENRNLLITDSIRYAKQIQDAILPSEEFIKQYFQESFIFFKPKDIVSGDFYWFTTTEDYIFIAVVDCTGHGVPGAFMSMIGNTLLNQIIIQKGTYNPEKILTKLDEGVSYSLLNQGNKQHAQDDGMEISLCRIDKKNKELQIACTNQLAIVIKDNEFIEIENNIHSIGGSLSKNKSYKTQKINYNTEALVYLFTDGFQDQFGGSYNNKYLSKQIKELIASNKNKTISEQKTIFETSLKEWMGNNVQVDDITIVGIKI; encoded by the coding sequence ATGAAGAAAGTTTTTTTTCTTATTTTCACAATAATTATCAATTTTAGTTTAAACGCTCAATCAACTATAACTGATAGTTTATTGAAAATTGTTAAGACCTCTAAAAATAATATCGAAAAAACTAACGCCTTAAATTCATTATTTATACATTATGAATTTGACGATACAATAAAAGCAAAACAATATCTTATTTCAGCATTTGAATTGGCAAACAAAATAAATTATGTTGAAGGGAAAGCTGTATCATATACTCAATTTGGTTTTTACTATGAGGACCATGGTGACTTTAACAAAGCATTACATTATTACAATCTTTCTTTAAAAGAATATACATTTTTAAAAGAGTCTAAAGTTACTTCAATTTCATTAGTCGGCGAGAATGGGATTGCAGGATGTTATATCAATATGGGTAACGCTTTTATTTACTTATCAAATTACCCACTTGCGTTAAATAATTATCAGAATGCTTTAAAAATTTATGAAAAAATAGTTCTTAAACAAAGTGGAAAAATTATTAAAGATAAAATTGCATCATGTAATAACAACATTGGTAATATTCATTTTTATCAAGCAAACTATAATCTAGCTTTAAATTATTATAAAAAGTCGTTACAAATAAATGAAGAAACCAAAAACAAGAATGGGGTCGGACAATGCTACGTTAATATAGGTGCAACTTTACTTCAACTGCATAATGATTCATTAGCATTAGAATATGAGAATAAAGCATTATTAATTCACAATGAACTCGGAAACAAAAACGATGCTGCTAATTGTTATTTAAACATCGGTGACATTTATTTAAAATGGGGAAAATTTAATTTGGCAATAGATTTTTTTCAAAAGGCATATGACATAAGTATGGAGGCTGGTAATAAGAGTATGTTATCATCTGTTTCGGGAAGTTTATCCACATGCTATTTGAAAATAAATAAAAATAAAGAAGCGATAGAATATGCTCATAAAAGTTTAACAATTGCAAAGGAAACAGGTTCTTTAGAAAGACAGAAAGCAGCATATACAAATCTCTCTATCGCATATGAAGATATTGGAAAAATCAAAGAAGCTTTAGAATATTATAAATTAGAAAGAATTTTTAATGATAGCACATATAATAAAGAAAAGCTTTCACAGCTTTCAGAAATGGAAGCTATTTATCAAAATGATAAAAAAGAAAAAGAAATTGAGTTATTAAATAAGAATAAAATTTTACAAGACAAAGAAATAGAAAAACAAACACTTTTAAGAAATTCATTCATTATTGGATTTATTTTAATATTTGTTATTGCTGTAATAATACTGGTTTTTGCATTAATTATTTTAAGATATTATCGACAGAAAAGAAAAATAAATCAAATATTAACAATAAAGAATATTGAAATCGAACAACAGAAAGAAGAGCTTCTTACTCAAAGTGAGATGCTTATAGAGACTAACACATTATTGGAAAATAGAAACCTCCTTATAACTGATAGTATCAGATACGCCAAACAAATTCAGGATGCAATTTTACCTTCTGAAGAATTCATAAAACAATACTTTCAGGAATCATTTATATTTTTTAAACCCAAAGACATAGTTAGCGGAGATTTTTACTGGTTTACAACAACAGAAGATTATATTTTTATTGCTGTTGTAGACTGTACAGGACATGGTGTTCCTGGTGCTTTTATGAGTATGATTGGAAACACACTATTAAATCAAATAATAATTCAGAAAGGAACATATAATCCCGAAAAAATATTAACAAAGCTTGATGAAGGTGTAAGTTACTCATTACTTAACCAAGGAAATAAACAACATGCACAAGATGATGGAATGGAAATATCGCTTTGTAGAATAGATAAGAAAAATAAAGAATTACAAATAGCATGTACAAATCAACTCGCAATTGTTATAAAAGATAATGAGTTCATTGAAATAGAAAACAACATACACTCAATTGGTGGAAGTTTAAGTAAAAACAAATCATACAAAACTCAAAAAATTAATTATAACACTGAAGCTCTGGTATATTTATTTACTGATGGATTTCAAGATCAGTTTGGAGGCTCATATAACAATAAGTACCTTTCAAAACAAATAAAAGAATTAATCGCTTCTAATAAAAACAAAACTATCAGCGAACAAAAAACCATTTTTGAAACTTCATTAAAAGAATGGATGGGTAATAACGTGCAGGTTGATGATATAACAATTGTTGGAATAAAAATTTAA
- a CDS encoding M23 family metallopeptidase, translating to MSKIKYRFNPETLSYHKIEIGIRKRLIRLLPSVISAFVFALAGIVIYTYTFDSPKERQLKRENRQLAVQYEILLKKINQSENILADLRYRDDNIYRTIFEAEPIPESMRNAGFGGANRYEELEGYDNSELVISTSKRLDKLMKQITIQSKSYDEIVKLAKSKEKWLACMPAIVPILNKDHYKFLSHFGTRYDPVYKNTVKMHEGIDLAGATGTNIRASGNGVVKSAEYSKGGYGNEIIIDHGFGYTTRYAHLSKILVHTGQTITRGEVIGKLGSTGKSTGPHLHYEVRKNKIALNPIHFFYQDLSPAEYDKMIELSAQEGGIALD from the coding sequence ATGTCTAAAATTAAATATAGATTTAATCCCGAAACACTCAGCTATCATAAAATTGAGATTGGCATAAGAAAAAGGCTAATCAGGTTGTTACCTTCAGTAATTTCAGCTTTTGTTTTTGCTTTGGCTGGTATAGTAATTTATACTTATACATTTGATTCACCTAAGGAACGTCAGTTAAAAAGAGAAAACAGACAACTTGCTGTTCAATATGAGATTCTGTTAAAAAAAATAAACCAAAGTGAAAATATTCTTGCAGATTTAAGATATCGCGATGATAATATTTACAGAACAATTTTTGAAGCAGAACCCATACCTGAGTCTATGCGAAATGCTGGATTTGGTGGTGCTAACCGATATGAAGAATTAGAAGGATATGATAATTCTGAATTAGTAATTTCTACTTCTAAAAGACTAGATAAACTTATGAAACAGATTACAATCCAATCTAAATCATATGACGAAATTGTAAAGTTAGCAAAGAGTAAAGAAAAATGGCTTGCTTGTATGCCGGCAATTGTACCAATATTAAATAAAGATCATTATAAATTTTTATCACATTTTGGAACAAGATATGATCCTGTTTATAAGAATACTGTTAAAATGCATGAAGGAATTGATTTAGCCGGCGCTACCGGAACCAATATCAGAGCAAGCGGTAATGGAGTTGTAAAATCAGCAGAATATTCAAAAGGCGGATATGGAAACGAAATTATTATAGATCATGGCTTTGGATATACAACAAGATATGCTCATTTAAGCAAAATATTAGTTCATACCGGACAAACGATTACACGTGGTGAAGTAATCGGAAAACTTGGAAGTACTGGTAAATCAACTGGTCCACATTTACATTATGAAGTAAGAAAAAATAAAATTGCATTAAATCCTATTCATTTCTTTTATCAGGACTTATCTCCTGCTGAATATGATAAGATGATTGAATTATCTGCTCAGGAAGGTGGTATTGCTCTTGATTAA
- the alaS gene encoding alanine--tRNA ligase, whose translation MNSKEIRKAFIDFFNSKEHAFVPSAPMVVKNDPTLMFTNAGMNQFKDIFLGNSPAKYPRVANSQKCLRVSGKHNDLEEVGHDTYHHTMFEMLGNWSFGNYFKKEAIDWAWEFLTEKLKIDKRYLYATVFEGSPAENIEADKEALEFWKKYLPEDHIIFGNKKDNFWEMGDTGPCGPCSEIHIDLRDDSERNKVPGASLVNTGHSLVIEIWNLVFIQFNRKADGALESLPAKHVDTGMGFERLCMVVQDKKSNYDTDVFQTIISEIGNLSNKKYGVKVSDDIAMRVIADHLRAVSFSIADGQLPSNTGAGYVIRRILRRAIRYGYTFLGFNEPFIYKLVAVLESNMGEYFKELQSQKAFIAKVIQEEEISFLRTLETGIQKFEGYILKEKNNLAKTKVIPGNFAFELFDTFGFPLDLTQILARENELSVDTKSFDECLKQQKDRSRSASVVETGDWTILKQIEKTEFVGYDETSVTTEIIKYRKVEQKGKSYYQVVLAKTPFYGESGGQLGDTGWIEWNGNKLEVVDTKKENNLTNHILNELPNGFSGECVAIVDNSRRNRTQENHSATHLLHFALRKVLGNHVEQKGSLVGPDHLRFDFSHMQKMSAEEVEAVEVLVNEMIRKGIVLTESRSIPIEEAKELGAMALFSEKYEDHVRVIKFGESIELCGGTHVENTAKIGLFKILSEASIATGIRRVEAVTGEKAVTYYKNIESQMLQIKELLKNPKEILKSVESLIADNEKLSKSLDGFLKEKSIQIKNEIKQQIVSSNGLNTAFCKISIPDLSLLRDIAFQLKAETENLFLVMGTEIEGKAHVAVFISDNLVKERNLHAGNIIKDISKEINGGGGGQPFFATAGGTKPEGIHSAFLSAEKYIK comes from the coding sequence ATGAACTCAAAAGAAATTCGCAAAGCATTTATCGATTTTTTTAATTCTAAGGAACATGCATTTGTTCCATCTGCACCTATGGTAGTAAAGAATGACCCTACTTTAATGTTTACCAATGCAGGAATGAACCAGTTTAAAGATATATTTCTGGGAAATTCTCCAGCAAAATATCCTCGTGTTGCAAATTCACAAAAATGTCTTCGCGTATCGGGAAAGCATAATGATTTAGAGGAAGTTGGTCATGATACGTATCATCATACCATGTTTGAAATGCTTGGAAACTGGTCGTTTGGTAATTATTTTAAAAAAGAAGCAATTGATTGGGCATGGGAATTTTTAACTGAAAAATTAAAAATTGATAAAAGATATTTATATGCTACCGTTTTTGAAGGAAGTCCAGCTGAGAATATCGAAGCTGATAAAGAAGCTTTAGAATTTTGGAAAAAATATTTGCCCGAAGACCATATTATTTTTGGTAACAAAAAGGATAATTTCTGGGAAATGGGTGATACAGGCCCTTGTGGTCCATGTTCAGAAATTCATATTGATTTACGTGATGATAGTGAAAGAAATAAAGTTCCTGGTGCAAGTCTTGTAAATACTGGTCATTCCTTAGTTATCGAAATTTGGAACTTAGTGTTTATTCAGTTTAATCGTAAAGCAGATGGTGCATTAGAATCATTACCTGCAAAGCATGTTGATACTGGGATGGGATTCGAGCGATTGTGTATGGTTGTTCAAGATAAAAAATCAAATTACGATACTGATGTTTTTCAAACTATCATATCGGAAATTGGAAATCTGTCAAATAAAAAATATGGTGTAAAAGTTTCTGATGATATTGCAATGCGTGTAATTGCTGATCATTTGCGTGCTGTGTCCTTCTCCATTGCTGATGGTCAATTGCCTTCAAATACCGGTGCAGGTTATGTTATTCGTAGAATTTTGCGTCGTGCAATTCGTTATGGTTATACATTCTTAGGTTTTAACGAGCCTTTTATTTATAAGCTTGTTGCAGTTCTTGAGTCAAACATGGGAGAATACTTTAAAGAATTGCAAAGCCAGAAGGCTTTTATTGCTAAAGTAATTCAGGAAGAAGAAATTTCATTTTTAAGAACTCTTGAAACAGGTATTCAGAAATTTGAAGGATATATTTTAAAAGAAAAAAATAACCTTGCTAAAACTAAAGTTATTCCAGGAAATTTTGCTTTTGAATTATTTGACACATTCGGATTTCCTTTAGATTTAACTCAAATTCTTGCTCGTGAGAATGAACTTTCTGTTGATACAAAAAGTTTTGACGAATGTTTAAAACAGCAAAAAGATCGTTCAAGGTCAGCATCAGTAGTCGAAACAGGAGATTGGACAATATTAAAGCAAATTGAAAAAACAGAATTTGTTGGATATGATGAAACTTCTGTAACAACAGAAATAATAAAATACAGAAAAGTAGAGCAAAAAGGAAAATCTTATTATCAGGTTGTTTTAGCTAAAACTCCTTTTTATGGTGAAAGTGGTGGTCAGCTTGGTGACACAGGCTGGATTGAATGGAATGGAAATAAATTAGAAGTTGTTGATACAAAAAAAGAGAATAATTTAACAAATCACATATTAAATGAATTACCTAATGGTTTTTCTGGAGAATGTGTTGCTATAGTTGATAATTCCAGAAGAAACAGAACTCAGGAAAATCATTCAGCAACTCATTTATTACATTTTGCATTAAGAAAAGTACTAGGAAATCATGTTGAGCAAAAAGGCTCATTGGTAGGACCTGATCATCTTCGTTTCGATTTTTCACATATGCAGAAAATGTCTGCTGAGGAAGTAGAAGCAGTAGAGGTTCTAGTAAATGAAATGATAAGAAAAGGAATCGTATTAACAGAAAGCAGAAGTATTCCAATAGAAGAGGCTAAGGAATTAGGTGCAATGGCACTTTTTAGCGAAAAATATGAAGATCATGTGCGTGTTATTAAATTTGGAGAATCTATAGAACTTTGCGGTGGTACTCATGTTGAAAATACTGCAAAAATCGGATTATTTAAAATTTTATCTGAAGCATCAATTGCAACTGGTATAAGAAGAGTAGAGGCAGTCACTGGAGAAAAAGCAGTAACATATTACAAAAATATTGAAAGCCAGATGTTACAGATTAAAGAACTTTTAAAAAATCCAAAAGAAATTTTGAAATCAGTAGAGTCTTTAATTGCAGATAATGAAAAACTCAGTAAATCTTTAGATGGATTTTTAAAAGAAAAATCTATTCAGATTAAAAATGAAATAAAACAACAAATTGTATCATCAAACGGATTAAATACAGCTTTTTGTAAAATTTCAATTCCTGATTTAAGTTTGCTTCGTGATATAGCCTTTCAGTTAAAGGCAGAAACTGAAAATTTATTTTTAGTTATGGGAACTGAAATTGAAGGTAAAGCACATGTTGCTGTATTTATTTCAGATAATCTTGTAAAAGAAAGAAATCTACATGCCGGAAATATTATAAAAGATATTTCAAAAGAGATAAATGGAGGTGGTGGTGGTCAACCATTTTTTGCAACAGCAGGTGGAACAAAGCCAGAAGGAATACATTCAGCATTTTTGTCTGCAGAAAAATACATTAAATAA
- a CDS encoding aminotransferase class I/II-fold pyridoxal phosphate-dependent enzyme, with translation MTISLIGRGVCESATLKLNETFSILKAKGEPVIHLGGGEPKCKAPFDALTTAAGLLNSGEIRYAPVDGTVEMKQAIIRYTYEFYGRKVTPENVIASSGAKQAIMVAMQAILNPQDEVIFMAPFYVSYPEMIKLCGGIPVPTYAEDGTFYPTIQDVTRNVTSYTKLIIINSPNNPTGAIYSADFIKQVVEFCEEKGIYLMMDDIYHRLIFDNKKVVNPFDFTNKDLENSKLIIINGVSKQYAMTGFRIGWAVANKKLIKVMSNIQGHQTSGPSILLQKAAIGAINGLQSYVESLRITLENNRNVLMQYLRTMDGLKITVPDGTFYSFIDFSAYYKDSTALSKLLLDKVRVLTVPGIEFGAEGHLRISFCGSIKDITEGVERIKWAIDPSSSNELFIGQRKLIRDWKN, from the coding sequence ATGACTATCAGTTTGATTGGAAGAGGAGTTTGCGAATCTGCAACGTTAAAATTAAACGAAACCTTTTCAATTCTAAAAGCCAAAGGCGAACCTGTAATACATTTAGGTGGCGGTGAGCCAAAATGCAAAGCACCTTTTGATGCTTTAACAACTGCAGCAGGACTGCTTAATTCAGGCGAAATAAGATATGCACCTGTTGACGGAACTGTAGAAATGAAACAAGCTATTATCCGTTATACATATGAGTTTTATGGAAGAAAAGTAACACCTGAAAATGTAATAGCTTCAAGTGGTGCAAAACAAGCAATTATGGTAGCAATGCAAGCCATTTTAAATCCTCAGGATGAAGTTATTTTTATGGCTCCATTCTATGTTAGCTATCCTGAAATGATTAAACTTTGTGGTGGAATTCCAGTACCAACATATGCTGAAGATGGCACATTCTACCCAACAATTCAAGACGTTACAAGAAATGTAACATCCTATACTAAATTAATTATTATTAATAGTCCAAATAACCCAACCGGTGCTATTTATTCTGCTGATTTTATTAAACAAGTAGTTGAATTCTGCGAAGAAAAAGGTATTTACCTAATGATGGACGATATTTATCATCGTTTAATTTTTGACAACAAAAAAGTTGTTAATCCTTTTGATTTTACTAATAAAGATTTAGAAAATTCTAAACTTATTATTATTAATGGAGTTTCTAAACAATATGCTATGACTGGTTTCAGAATTGGTTGGGCAGTTGCAAATAAGAAACTTATAAAAGTTATGTCAAACATTCAGGGACATCAAACTTCTGGTCCATCAATTTTATTACAAAAAGCTGCTATTGGTGCAATCAATGGCTTACAGTCATATGTTGAAAGTTTAAGAATAACATTAGAAAACAATAGAAATGTTTTAATGCAGTATTTAAGAACTATGGACGGTTTAAAAATTACTGTACCTGATGGAACATTTTACTCTTTTATAGATTTTAGTGCATATTATAAAGATTCTACAGCATTATCAAAGCTTTTACTTGATAAAGTTAGAGTTTTAACAGTTCCAGGTATTGAATTTGGTGCCGAAGGTCATTTAAGAATTTCATTCTGTGGCTCAATTAAAGACATTACAGAAGGTGTTGAAAGAATTAAATGGGCTATTGATCCAAGTTCTTCGAATGAATTATTTATTGGTCAGCGTAAATTAATCAGAGACTGGAAAAACTAG
- a CDS encoding GNAT family N-acetyltransferase — translation MNNSKLPFTEFETHRVRLIRYSARFAHDAFSWYSDEDVMKWAGPDPHKTLDDTLLFIKTVTEASSEGKMIFWAVQDKQSHKVIGDISLHPDMKHKYASVGTFLRKSFWKQGIMTEAMQPVLWFAFNKLNLNRIEAQIYTEHTASIKLYKKLGFKKEGILRQNFLIDGTFKNSIMFSLLKSEFKMRNSWSEMVF, via the coding sequence ATGAATAATTCAAAACTTCCATTTACCGAATTTGAAACTCACAGAGTTCGTTTAATTCGTTATTCGGCTAGGTTTGCTCACGATGCATTTAGTTGGTATAGTGATGAGGATGTTATGAAGTGGGCAGGTCCCGATCCACATAAAACTCTTGATGACACATTGTTATTTATTAAAACTGTAACTGAAGCAAGTTCAGAGGGTAAAATGATATTCTGGGCAGTTCAGGATAAACAAAGTCATAAAGTAATTGGAGATATTTCTTTGCATCCTGATATGAAACACAAATATGCTTCGGTGGGTACTTTTTTAAGGAAATCTTTTTGGAAACAGGGAATTATGACAGAAGCAATGCAACCAGTTTTATGGTTTGCATTTAATAAACTTAACTTAAATAGGATTGAAGCTCAGATTTATACAGAGCATACTGCATCAATAAAACTTTATAAAAAGCTGGGATTTAAAAAAGAAGGAATACTTCGACAAAATTTTTTAATTGATGGAACGTTTAAAAACTCAATAATGTTCTCATTATTAAAAAGTGAATTTAAAATGAGAAATTCCTGGAGCGAAATGGTATTCTAA
- a CDS encoding ABC-F family ATP-binding cassette domain-containing protein, whose translation MISLDNVSLSFGGFELFKGVSFLVSQKDRVGLVGRNGAGKSTLFKLIIGEVTPDEGVISKPSGLTIGYLPQLLDYSDSTSVWEETITAFKEVNNIQKRIDELHDELTSLVDDNSNKSIQLATELSELNERLIYLDGNNIEEKTERVLIGLGFKRTDFTRQTTEFSGGWRMRIELAKILLQMPDVFLLDEPTNHLDIEAIQWIEDFLKEYNGAVLLISHDKAFLDHVTTRTVELSLGKIYDYKVPYSKFVALREERREQQLSAFKNQQKMIDDTEKFIERFRYKATKSVQVQSRIKQLDKVERIEVDQEDVSSMNIAFPPSPRSGSVVYEFKEVSKSYGTNEVLKNVDLIIERGDKLALVGRNGEGKTTLMRMIKGELEFEGTGTCGYQVKIGYYAQNQDQILDKDRTVLQSIDDIAVGEVRTKIRRILGAFLFSGEDVDKKVKVLSGGECSRLALAKLLLEPVNLLILDEPTNHLDMISKEVLKEALQKYDGTLLIVSHDRDFLDGLVTRIVEVKDKKLKEYSNNIWEFLASKKVETLNELNRKKVQVKLAKPTSAKEDNKQRFAQKKEFDKLLKKAENKVAQCEKEIGELELEMQKMDEILINPEEFKKVASDPKVFERYNEIKLNLEKKMGEWEQLNEELETLKKGN comes from the coding sequence ATGATCTCATTAGATAATGTAAGCCTTTCATTTGGTGGTTTTGAGCTTTTTAAAGGAGTTTCTTTTCTTGTATCGCAAAAAGACAGAGTTGGATTAGTTGGTCGGAATGGCGCAGGAAAATCAACACTTTTTAAATTAATAATAGGTGAAGTTACTCCAGATGAAGGCGTAATAAGTAAACCTTCGGGTTTAACTATTGGATATTTGCCTCAATTATTAGATTATAGCGATAGTACTTCAGTTTGGGAAGAAACAATTACTGCATTTAAAGAAGTTAACAATATTCAGAAAAGAATTGATGAATTACATGATGAACTTACTTCTTTAGTAGATGATAATTCAAATAAATCAATACAATTAGCTACTGAACTGTCAGAGCTTAATGAAAGGTTGATTTATTTAGATGGTAACAATATAGAAGAGAAAACTGAAAGAGTTCTTATTGGTCTTGGTTTTAAGCGTACAGATTTTACCCGGCAAACAACAGAATTTAGTGGTGGTTGGAGAATGAGAATAGAACTTGCCAAAATTCTTTTACAAATGCCGGATGTTTTTTTATTAGATGAACCTACAAACCATCTAGATATTGAGGCAATTCAGTGGATTGAAGATTTTTTAAAAGAATATAATGGTGCTGTGTTATTAATTTCTCATGATAAAGCTTTTCTTGATCATGTAACAACTCGCACTGTTGAACTTTCATTAGGGAAGATATATGATTATAAAGTTCCCTATTCTAAGTTTGTAGCATTGCGTGAAGAACGTCGTGAGCAGCAGCTATCAGCATTTAAGAATCAACAGAAAATGATTGATGATACTGAAAAATTTATTGAGCGTTTTAGATATAAAGCTACAAAATCTGTTCAGGTTCAATCAAGAATAAAACAATTAGATAAAGTAGAAAGAATTGAAGTAGATCAGGAAGATGTGTCGTCAATGAATATTGCTTTTCCGCCTTCTCCGCGATCAGGTTCTGTAGTATATGAATTTAAAGAAGTTTCTAAAAGTTACGGTACAAATGAAGTACTGAAAAACGTTGATTTAATTATCGAAAGAGGTGATAAGCTGGCGTTAGTTGGTAGAAACGGTGAAGGCAAGACTACTTTAATGAGAATGATAAAAGGGGAACTTGAATTCGAAGGAACCGGAACATGTGGTTATCAGGTAAAAATTGGATATTATGCACAGAATCAGGATCAGATTTTAGATAAAGATAGAACTGTTTTACAATCTATAGACGATATCGCAGTTGGTGAAGTAAGAACAAAGATCAGAAGAATTTTAGGTGCTTTTCTTTTTAGTGGTGAAGATGTTGATAAAAAAGTTAAAGTGCTTTCTGGTGGCGAATGCAGTAGACTTGCTTTGGCTAAACTTTTACTTGAACCTGTTAATTTACTAATTCTTGATGAACCTACAAACCATCTTGATATGATATCAAAAGAGGTTTTAAAAGAAGCACTACAAAAATATGATGGCACGTTGTTAATTGTATCTCATGATCGTGATTTCTTAGATGGTCTTGTTACAAGAATTGTTGAAGTAAAGGATAAAAAGTTAAAAGAATATTCCAATAATATCTGGGAGTTTTTGGCAAGCAAGAAAGTTGAAACACTTAATGAACTTAATAGAAAAAAAGTTCAGGTGAAGCTTGCAAAGCCAACTTCAGCAAAAGAAGATAATAAACAAAGATTTGCTCAGAAAAAAGAATTTGATAAACTATTAAAAAAGGCAGAAAATAAAGTTGCACAATGTGAGAAAGAGATAGGTGAACTCGAACTTGAAATGCAAAAGATGGATGAGATATTGATTAATCCTGAGGAATTTAAAAAAGTAGCTTCAGATCCAAAAGTTTTTGAAAGATATAACGAAATAAAGCTAAATTTGGAGAAAAAAATGGGGGAGTGGGAACAATTAAACGAAGAATTGGAAACATTAAAAAAGGGTAACTAA
- a CDS encoding MerR family transcriptional regulator yields the protein MAPYKEPKIEKIFFPIGEVAEMFNVNQSLIRFWEKEFDILKPQKNKKGNRLFTKQDIENLRLIFHLVKERGMTLNGAKQKLKNNIEDTTKNFEVVKKLQNIKSQLLNIKTELDELKSNQVPS from the coding sequence ATGGCACCATACAAAGAACCAAAAATAGAAAAAATCTTTTTCCCTATTGGTGAAGTTGCTGAAATGTTTAATGTAAATCAATCGTTAATAAGGTTTTGGGAAAAAGAGTTTGATATACTAAAACCACAGAAAAACAAAAAGGGAAATCGATTATTTACTAAACAGGATATAGAAAATCTAAGATTAATTTTTCATCTTGTTAAGGAAAGAGGAATGACACTAAATGGAGCCAAACAAAAACTAAAGAATAATATTGAAGATACTACCAAAAATTTTGAAGTAGTAAAGAAATTACAAAATATCAAATCACAACTTCTAAATATTAAGACTGAGTTAGACGAACTTAAATCGAACCAAGTACCTTCTTAA